A window of the Nibribacter ruber genome harbors these coding sequences:
- a CDS encoding M16 family metallopeptidase, with translation MKRIFAYILPLAMTMAACQKQLQTSATTTDGAAPTVIENLQPLRPIDVVELSLPESDKVIVKLMFRNGSMTDPDGKEGLTYATAQTIMASGTQDLTNTQIQEKIYPMAARYGASVDKEVTVFTFAVHKDFLNQFYPILKGLMLTPRFAPEDFSRVKSNQQNYVDQVLRTSSDEEYSKKALEDLLFRGTNYQHTAQGTSAGVQAITLEDVKNQYKNFFTHNNVTIGIAGNYSPEFLSQLKQDMKGLSSVEPNVGRPGQPNKPNGIVVEIISKPNALGSAIFTGAPLSITRSSDNFAALMVANSYLGEHRKSYGQLYEKIRSTRSMNYGDYSYIEWYENGGGNMLPVAGVPRTSNYHALWIRPVQTAEGLKQQYKELGNIKVGHAHFALRLALREVDDMIKNGISKEDFDLTRQFLRSYNKLYIQTPEKQLGFLLDSHYYGRKNYIEEMDALLAKLTVEDVNAAIKKYWTADNLFVTIVTDDSEAQPLADALRNNTPSPMSYSNIVKEGLPQAVKTEDAQIANFKLNVKEVRVVDTKDTFK, from the coding sequence ATGAAAAGAATCTTCGCCTACATTCTGCCCTTGGCTATGACCATGGCAGCCTGCCAGAAACAACTGCAAACGTCTGCCACCACTACAGACGGCGCCGCACCAACGGTTATAGAAAACTTACAGCCATTACGTCCTATTGACGTGGTAGAACTTTCCCTGCCCGAGTCTGACAAGGTGATTGTAAAGCTCATGTTCCGAAACGGCTCTATGACTGACCCAGACGGAAAAGAAGGCCTCACCTATGCCACGGCGCAAACCATCATGGCCAGCGGCACGCAGGACCTCACCAACACCCAGATTCAGGAAAAAATCTACCCCATGGCGGCCCGCTACGGCGCCAGCGTGGACAAAGAAGTGACGGTGTTCACCTTTGCGGTGCACAAAGACTTCCTGAACCAGTTCTATCCCATCTTGAAAGGCTTGATGCTCACGCCGCGTTTTGCGCCAGAGGATTTCAGCCGCGTGAAGTCCAACCAGCAGAACTACGTAGACCAGGTGTTGAGAACTTCTTCAGATGAAGAATACAGCAAGAAAGCCTTGGAAGATCTGTTGTTCAGGGGCACCAACTACCAGCACACCGCCCAAGGCACCAGCGCCGGCGTGCAGGCCATCACCTTAGAGGACGTGAAGAACCAATACAAGAACTTCTTCACCCATAACAACGTGACCATTGGCATTGCCGGTAACTACTCTCCAGAGTTTCTGAGCCAGCTGAAGCAAGACATGAAAGGCCTTTCATCTGTAGAGCCTAATGTGGGGCGTCCGGGTCAGCCCAATAAGCCGAACGGTATTGTGGTGGAGATCATCAGTAAGCCAAACGCGTTAGGTTCTGCCATCTTCACGGGTGCGCCTTTGTCCATCACGCGGTCTTCAGATAACTTTGCCGCTTTGATGGTGGCTAACTCGTATTTGGGCGAGCACCGCAAAAGCTACGGCCAGCTGTATGAGAAAATACGCAGCACCCGCTCCATGAACTACGGCGACTATTCTTACATTGAATGGTACGAGAACGGCGGCGGTAACATGCTGCCGGTAGCAGGCGTGCCCAGAACGTCTAATTACCACGCCCTCTGGATCAGGCCCGTGCAAACCGCCGAAGGCCTGAAACAGCAGTACAAGGAGTTGGGCAACATCAAGGTGGGGCATGCGCATTTTGCGCTTCGGCTGGCTTTGCGCGAGGTGGATGACATGATTAAGAACGGCATCTCCAAAGAAGACTTTGACCTGACCCGCCAGTTCCTGCGCAGCTACAACAAACTCTACATCCAGACGCCAGAGAAACAACTGGGCTTCTTGCTGGACTCGCATTACTACGGCCGCAAAAACTACATAGAGGAAATGGACGCCCTGCTGGCTAAACTGACGGTAGAAGATGTGAACGCCGCCATCAAGAAATACTGGACCGCAGACAACCTGTTTGTCACCATTGTCACCGATGACAGCGAAGCCCAACCTCTCGCCGATGCCCTACGCAACAACACGCCTTCCCCAATGAGTTATTCTAACATTGTCAAGGAAGGACTGCCGCAGGCAGTGAAGACAGAAGACGCCCAGATTGCCAACTTCAAACTAAATGTAAAAGAAGTGCGCGTGGTAGATACCAAAGACACGTTCAAATAA
- a CDS encoding M16 family metallopeptidase, whose translation MKTKLLSLLVAWAALVSSGFAQDQGGDKILPYPIQQKKLANGLNVVTVPYNSPGLAAFYIVVRAGSREEMEPGKTGFAHFFEHMMFRGTDKYPTEKYEETVKALGASANANTSIDRTIYHMTGNADMLDKMFEIEADRFQNLKYSVHDFKTEAGAVKGEYTKNSASPYSQLNEKVYGTAFKKHTYAHTTMGFFEDVVDMPNQYEYSKVFFNRFYRPEYATIVVVGDVKQEEVNRLAEKYFGAWKRGSYQPKIETEPAQKETRYAHVQQAGFPPYLMLGYKGPAFSDEAKDLPALDLLTSILFSETSDLYKKLVLQEQKVRFVGGGAQFARDPNLISLSASVVKAEDMQYVKDEIVKAVNEMKTKPVDAQKLADTKSNNRYSFAMSMDSPDAIANSLSRFIWLTGDAESLNRTYALYDQVTPQDLMNVAKKYFVESGLTIATISPNKEGGVK comes from the coding sequence ATGAAGACGAAACTACTCAGCCTTCTGGTGGCCTGGGCGGCACTGGTGTCCAGTGGCTTTGCCCAAGACCAGGGCGGCGACAAGATTCTGCCCTACCCCATTCAGCAGAAAAAACTGGCCAACGGCCTGAACGTGGTGACGGTGCCCTACAACAGCCCGGGACTGGCCGCCTTTTACATTGTGGTGCGCGCAGGTTCCAGGGAAGAAATGGAACCCGGCAAGACAGGCTTCGCGCACTTCTTTGAGCACATGATGTTTAGGGGCACAGACAAATACCCTACAGAGAAGTACGAGGAGACCGTGAAAGCCCTGGGGGCCTCTGCCAACGCCAACACCTCCATTGACCGCACCATTTACCACATGACAGGCAACGCCGACATGTTGGACAAGATGTTCGAGATAGAGGCAGACCGTTTCCAGAACCTCAAATACTCGGTGCATGACTTTAAGACAGAGGCCGGCGCCGTGAAAGGCGAATACACCAAAAACTCGGCCAGCCCCTATTCGCAGCTGAATGAGAAGGTGTACGGCACGGCCTTCAAGAAGCATACTTACGCGCACACCACCATGGGTTTCTTTGAAGACGTGGTAGACATGCCCAACCAGTATGAGTACTCCAAGGTATTCTTCAACCGGTTCTACCGCCCAGAGTACGCCACCATTGTGGTAGTAGGCGATGTGAAACAGGAAGAAGTAAACCGCCTGGCAGAGAAATACTTTGGGGCCTGGAAACGCGGAAGCTACCAACCTAAAATTGAGACCGAGCCCGCCCAGAAAGAGACGCGATACGCGCACGTGCAGCAAGCCGGTTTTCCGCCGTACCTGATGCTGGGTTACAAAGGCCCGGCGTTTTCAGACGAAGCCAAGGACCTGCCGGCCCTGGACCTGTTGACCAGCATCCTGTTTTCAGAGACCTCAGACTTGTACAAGAAACTGGTGCTGCAAGAGCAGAAAGTACGCTTTGTGGGCGGCGGTGCGCAGTTTGCCCGCGACCCTAACCTCATTTCCTTGTCTGCCTCCGTAGTGAAAGCCGAAGACATGCAATACGTAAAGGACGAAATTGTGAAGGCCGTGAATGAGATGAAGACCAAACCGGTAGATGCCCAGAAGCTCGCCGACACCAAGTCGAACAACCGTTACTCTTTTGCCATGAGTATGGACAGCCCAGACGCCATCGCCAACTCGCTGTCTAGGTTCATTTGGCTGACCGGTGACGCAGAGAGCCTCAACCGAACCTATGCCTTGTATGACCAGGTAACGCCGCAGGACTTGATGAACGTGGCTAAAAAATATTTCGTGGAAAGCGGCTTAACCATTGCCACCATTTCGCCTAACAAAGAAGGAGGTGTGAAATAA
- a CDS encoding MFS transporter translates to MTTTPSSTYSRRTYRLAVGCLFFLLGLCFASWGSRIPSIQEKLHLSEAALGGVLFSLPVGLMMSLPFAGWLIPKIGSRNAITAGLLFYSLVLVSIGLAQNTWQLVVALFFFGFGSNLSNIAVNTQAVGVENMYKKSIMASFHGLWSLAGFTGAAIGTFMIGSNVIPFHHFLLILAVTVVGVAVCFRYVLPADDKPQEKQPLFVMPDRSLIVLGMIAFCSLICEGAMFDWSGIYFQKVVGAEKAWVAAGYTAFMSTMAGTRFIADWLTTKLGLRKVLIFSGLLTAGGLTIAVLFPYLATAILGFLLVGMGVSAVVPLVYGEAGRSKTMSPSTALAAVTTIGFAGFLVGPPLIGLVAGLSSLRLSFALIAVMGITVAVLSSRARMD, encoded by the coding sequence ATGACCACTACTCCCTCCTCAACATACTCACGCAGAACGTACCGCCTGGCCGTGGGCTGCTTGTTCTTTCTACTAGGTCTGTGCTTTGCCAGCTGGGGTTCGCGCATTCCCAGCATTCAGGAAAAACTACACCTTTCTGAAGCAGCCTTGGGCGGCGTGTTGTTCTCCCTGCCCGTGGGTTTGATGATGTCACTGCCCTTTGCCGGTTGGCTCATTCCCAAGATTGGCAGCAGAAACGCCATCACGGCGGGCCTGCTATTCTACAGCCTGGTGCTGGTGTCCATTGGTTTAGCCCAAAACACCTGGCAGCTAGTGGTGGCCTTGTTCTTCTTCGGGTTTGGCAGCAACCTCTCCAACATTGCCGTGAACACGCAGGCCGTGGGCGTAGAGAATATGTACAAGAAGTCTATCATGGCTTCTTTTCATGGGCTCTGGAGTCTGGCTGGTTTCACGGGCGCGGCCATTGGCACCTTCATGATCGGCTCCAATGTGATCCCGTTTCATCATTTCCTGCTCATTCTGGCAGTGACCGTAGTGGGCGTGGCCGTTTGTTTCAGATACGTTCTGCCGGCAGACGACAAGCCCCAGGAAAAGCAGCCCTTGTTTGTCATGCCAGACCGTTCTTTGATTGTGCTGGGCATGATTGCCTTCTGCTCGTTAATCTGCGAGGGGGCCATGTTTGATTGGAGCGGTATCTACTTCCAGAAAGTGGTGGGCGCCGAAAAAGCCTGGGTAGCCGCCGGGTACACTGCCTTCATGAGCACCATGGCCGGCACCCGCTTCATTGCCGACTGGCTTACCACCAAACTGGGCCTCCGGAAGGTCTTAATCTTCAGCGGTCTTCTAACGGCCGGTGGCCTGACCATTGCCGTCTTGTTCCCGTACCTGGCGACTGCCATTTTAGGCTTTTTGCTGGTTGGGATGGGCGTGAGTGCGGTAGTGCCCCTAGTGTATGGTGAGGCCGGCCGGTCCAAGACCATGTCTCCCAGTACGGCCCTGGCGGCGGTGACCACTATCGGCTTTGCGGGGTTTCTGGTAGGCCCACCGTTGATTGGCCTGGTGGCCGGCCTCAGCAGCCTGCGCCTCTCCTTCGCCCTCATTGCCGTGATGGGCATCACCGTAGCGGTACTTTCCTCCAGAGCCAGGATGGATTAA
- a CDS encoding YitT family protein translates to MDQGQSVNNLGNTVKNTILIGMGILSAAFGLKGFLLSSHLIDGGVTGISMLLSAAFGLPLAILILLINLPFIVLGYKQMGMRFTLKSAAAIAGLSLALVFVEFPDVTHDILLTAVFGGVFIGAGIGLAMRGGAVLDGTEIAALVVSKNYPLKVSDFILLLNILIFLSALFVLGTETALYSILTYFSASKMIDFFIQGIEQYTGVTIVSEHSEKIRQAVTENLGRGVTIYQGKRGFGKRGTSNVDIDIVFTVVTRFELPDLKKEVKLIDPNAFMFQHSIDDTEGGMVKRRPLH, encoded by the coding sequence ATGGATCAAGGTCAAAGCGTCAACAACCTGGGCAATACCGTAAAAAATACAATTCTCATTGGAATGGGCATCCTGTCGGCGGCCTTTGGCCTGAAGGGCTTCTTGCTCTCCAGCCACCTGATTGACGGCGGTGTAACGGGTATTTCCATGCTGTTGTCGGCGGCGTTTGGATTGCCGCTGGCCATTCTTATTCTGCTCATCAACCTGCCGTTCATTGTGCTGGGTTATAAGCAGATGGGCATGCGGTTTACCTTGAAAAGTGCGGCGGCCATTGCCGGTCTTTCCCTGGCCTTGGTGTTTGTGGAGTTTCCAGACGTAACCCATGACATTCTGCTTACTGCCGTATTTGGCGGTGTATTCATTGGCGCCGGCATTGGATTGGCCATGCGGGGCGGGGCAGTCCTGGACGGAACGGAGATTGCCGCCCTGGTGGTAAGCAAAAACTATCCGCTCAAGGTGAGTGACTTCATCCTGCTGCTCAACATACTCATCTTCCTTTCGGCGTTGTTCGTGCTGGGCACCGAGACGGCGCTTTACTCTATCCTGACGTACTTCTCTGCCTCTAAGATGATTGACTTCTTTATACAGGGTATTGAGCAGTACACTGGCGTGACCATTGTCTCTGAGCACAGTGAGAAGATACGGCAGGCCGTGACCGAGAACCTGGGCCGCGGCGTGACCATCTACCAGGGCAAGCGCGGGTTTGGCAAGCGCGGCACCTCCAACGTAGACATTGACATTGTCTTCACGGTAGTGACGCGGTTTGAGCTGCCAGATTTAAAGAAGGAAGTGAAATTGATTGACCCCAATGCGTTCATGTTCCAGCACAGCATTGATGACACTGAGGGCGGCATGGTTAAACGCAGACCGTTGCACTAA
- a CDS encoding DUF695 domain-containing protein encodes MRKILLGITIGMVVVLGFFGLSKNRTGEAGKERFPLEDFSILQANDRNGGLGFLMVNQSYKNYEFKKEYPWYLWVDIEVREKNANGHPTSNEATHLNNLEDEIDAELKKVCGRHYLGRTTFEGTRELLYYVDDPEKANAVLQKLASNPNSIRQFQFKIEEDKEWSKVAYLFQQD; translated from the coding sequence ATGAGAAAGATATTGCTGGGAATTACGATAGGAATGGTTGTCGTCTTAGGATTTTTTGGCCTGTCTAAAAACAGAACAGGAGAGGCAGGAAAGGAGCGATTCCCTCTAGAAGATTTCAGTATTCTTCAAGCCAATGACCGAAACGGCGGACTTGGGTTCTTAATGGTGAACCAATCCTATAAGAATTATGAATTTAAAAAAGAGTATCCCTGGTATTTGTGGGTAGATATTGAGGTCCGAGAAAAAAATGCAAACGGACACCCCACCAGTAATGAAGCTACACACTTAAATAATTTGGAGGATGAAATAGATGCTGAATTGAAGAAGGTCTGCGGTAGGCATTACTTGGGAAGAACCACCTTTGAAGGGACCAGAGAATTACTGTATTATGTAGATGACCCAGAAAAAGCGAATGCTGTCCTGCAAAAACTAGCGAGTAATCCCAATTCTATCAGGCAATTTCAGTTTAAGATAGAAGAAGACAAAGAATGGAGCAAGGTAGCCTATCTCTTTCAGCAGGATTAA
- a CDS encoding TlpA family protein disulfide reductase, giving the protein MKKHLLVFATALALAGCAGSKQSSSEAVHTGINPNENREEKTATGETILIGPITRVAFDQAPYSGWFHPAYQRYTPNAKIMEELTPLLENVTFKAFVGSWCIDTQRDLPRLFKVLDVGRVPLTKLQMVSLREDKTTWTGEEKQYNVTAVPTFIVYNKEGKELGRIVEVAYPTIEMQLLNIIKGTEKK; this is encoded by the coding sequence ATGAAAAAGCATCTTCTTGTTTTTGCGACGGCCCTGGCCCTGGCTGGCTGCGCCGGATCCAAACAAAGCTCCAGCGAAGCCGTGCACACGGGCATCAACCCCAATGAGAACCGCGAGGAGAAAACCGCTACCGGCGAGACCATTCTAATTGGCCCCATCACACGCGTGGCCTTTGACCAGGCTCCGTACAGCGGCTGGTTCCACCCGGCTTACCAGCGGTACACGCCCAACGCCAAAATAATGGAAGAACTGACGCCGCTGCTGGAGAATGTCACGTTCAAGGCTTTTGTAGGAAGTTGGTGCATAGACACCCAGCGCGACCTGCCGCGCTTGTTCAAGGTTTTGGACGTGGGCCGCGTACCGCTTACCAAACTGCAGATGGTAAGCTTGCGCGAAGACAAAACCACCTGGACCGGCGAAGAAAAGCAATACAACGTGACGGCCGTGCCTACCTTCATCGTGTACAACAAAGAAGGCAAGGAACTGGGCAGGATTGTAGAAGTAGCCTACCCAACCATTGAAATGCAGTTGCTCAACATCATCAAAGGCACCGAGAAAAAGTAA
- a CDS encoding dicarboxylate/amino acid:cation symporter yields MKNSTLALVAFLVLTISAVLTVMHNYGIVAVPDLALGAARWIGILVLILFAYRKKSLTTWILVSMVIGAEIGYSFPDFAQGLNVMSKIFLKMVKTIIAPLIFATLVVGIAGHSNLKQVGKMGGKALIYFEVVTTVALFIGLAAINISKAGEGIVLKGVTSNEIKAAEPQTWQDIVLHIFPENIAKSVAEGQVLQIVVFSVLFGIALAMLNERKRRPLLEVTESLAETMFKFTNIIMYFAPIAVGAAIAYTVGHMGFGILVNLFKLLATLYVALIAFLLLVLLPVALFFRIPVKMFAKAIAEPVSIAFATTSSEAALPRAMEAMESIGVPRKVVAFVMPMGYSFNLDGTTLYLSLASIFVAQAAGINLSWEQQLLMVFTLMLTSKGVAGVPRASLVILLGTAASFNLPVEPIFIILGIDELMDMARTSVNVIGNCLATAVIARWEGEFVDLDEPRPIEAI; encoded by the coding sequence ATGAAAAACTCTACTCTTGCGTTGGTGGCGTTTCTGGTGCTCACCATCTCTGCCGTTCTTACCGTCATGCACAACTACGGCATTGTTGCCGTGCCAGACCTGGCGCTGGGCGCCGCCCGTTGGATTGGCATCCTGGTGCTCATCCTGTTTGCCTATCGTAAAAAATCACTGACCACCTGGATTCTGGTGAGCATGGTCATTGGCGCCGAGATTGGGTACAGTTTCCCAGACTTCGCCCAGGGCCTGAACGTGATGAGCAAAATCTTCTTGAAGATGGTGAAAACCATCATTGCTCCCTTGATCTTCGCTACCCTGGTGGTGGGTATTGCCGGCCACTCCAACCTGAAACAGGTGGGCAAGATGGGTGGCAAGGCCTTGATTTACTTTGAGGTAGTCACAACCGTGGCGCTTTTCATTGGTCTGGCGGCCATCAACATCAGCAAGGCCGGCGAAGGCATTGTCTTGAAAGGCGTTACCAGCAATGAGATTAAAGCCGCAGAGCCGCAAACCTGGCAAGACATTGTGCTGCACATCTTCCCAGAGAACATTGCCAAGTCCGTGGCCGAGGGTCAGGTGTTGCAGATTGTGGTGTTCAGCGTGCTGTTTGGCATTGCCCTGGCCATGCTCAATGAGCGCAAACGCCGTCCGTTGCTAGAGGTAACAGAGAGCTTGGCTGAGACCATGTTCAAGTTCACCAACATCATCATGTACTTTGCGCCCATTGCGGTGGGTGCGGCCATTGCCTACACCGTGGGGCACATGGGCTTCGGGATTCTGGTGAACCTGTTCAAACTGCTGGCTACGCTCTATGTGGCCTTGATTGCCTTCTTGTTACTGGTGTTGCTTCCGGTGGCGCTCTTCTTCCGGATTCCGGTGAAGATGTTTGCCAAGGCCATTGCAGAGCCCGTATCCATTGCCTTTGCCACCACCAGTTCTGAGGCCGCCCTGCCGCGTGCCATGGAAGCCATGGAATCTATTGGCGTACCCCGCAAGGTGGTGGCCTTTGTCATGCCCATGGGCTATAGCTTCAACCTGGACGGTACCACGTTGTACCTTTCCTTGGCTTCTATCTTCGTGGCGCAGGCTGCGGGCATTAACTTAAGCTGGGAGCAGCAGTTGTTGATGGTGTTTACCCTCATGCTGACCAGTAAAGGCGTGGCCGGGGTACCAAGAGCTTCTCTGGTAATTCTGCTGGGCACGGCCGCTTCTTTCAACCTGCCGGTAGAACCAATCTTTATCATTTTAGGTATTGATGAACTAATGGACATGGCCCGCACCTCTGTGAACGTGATTGGTAACTGCCTGGCCACCGCCGTCATTGCCCGCTGGGAAGGCGAGTTTGTGGACCTGGACGAGCCAAGACCTATTGAAGCCATCTAA
- a CDS encoding dipeptide epimerase: MNWQIELLDLALKFTWKISRNASDMKTNLLVTVGDERTQGRGEAAPNIRYGETPELLQQQFNSLQKNGLANVETVEELQHLTQQEKTLPALRFALESALVHYLARKENKTVAQYLGVPAVASTPTAFTFPIMDPGKIADFAKEHQLQRFQYLKVKVNQESGLDMMGEVYKATSQPLMVDANEAWQDPDALIRFMEGLKKWPILMIEQPMPAGLDEEYLYLKKHSPYDLFADESVTDHADWDLLKQQFHGVNMKLMKAGGYLNGLSILQKTRSLGLKTMIGCMVETSMGIWSAIQLSHGVDFLDLDGMLVVKDEPFKYVKEQDGLLLPVTQP, from the coding sequence ATGAACTGGCAAATTGAGCTTCTGGACCTGGCCTTGAAATTCACCTGGAAAATCTCCAGAAACGCCTCAGACATGAAAACCAACCTGTTGGTGACCGTGGGCGATGAGCGCACACAAGGCAGGGGAGAGGCCGCCCCCAACATACGCTACGGCGAAACGCCTGAACTTCTGCAACAACAGTTTAATAGTCTGCAAAAAAACGGCCTGGCCAACGTTGAAACCGTGGAGGAACTGCAACACCTTACCCAGCAGGAGAAAACGCTGCCGGCCCTGCGCTTCGCCCTGGAGTCTGCCCTGGTGCATTACCTTGCTAGAAAAGAAAACAAAACCGTGGCCCAGTACTTGGGCGTGCCGGCGGTGGCTTCTACCCCCACAGCCTTCACGTTCCCCATCATGGACCCGGGCAAAATTGCCGACTTCGCCAAAGAACACCAACTGCAACGGTTCCAATATCTGAAGGTGAAGGTAAACCAGGAGTCTGGTCTGGATATGATGGGCGAGGTGTACAAAGCCACCTCGCAGCCCCTGATGGTAGACGCCAACGAGGCCTGGCAGGACCCAGACGCCCTTATTCGGTTTATGGAAGGCCTCAAAAAGTGGCCCATTCTCATGATTGAGCAACCCATGCCAGCCGGCCTGGACGAGGAATATCTGTACCTGAAAAAGCATTCACCCTATGATCTCTTCGCAGATGAGTCTGTGACAGACCACGCCGACTGGGATTTGTTAAAGCAGCAGTTTCACGGCGTGAACATGAAGCTCATGAAAGCCGGCGGTTACCTAAATGGGCTATCCATCCTGCAGAAGACACGGTCCCTAGGTTTAAAAACCATGATTGGCTGTATGGTGGAAACCTCCATGGGCATCTGGTCTGCCATTCAATTGTCCCATGGCGTAGACTTCCTGGACTTGGATGGTATGCTGGTGGTCAAAGACGAGCCCTTCAAGTATGTAAAAGAACAAGACGGTCTCTTACTGCCCGTAACGCAGCCGTAG
- a CDS encoding DUF6799 domain-containing protein, whose product MTRILLLPALLLLFIFGASHQSLAQSASISTSKSGKTVTPSVTPFKQGLMMRNGVVVEINNDVITPIQETRRMPNGTTVTPDGVVVTRRGDEIKMLEGDRVDVNGVFAKTPVIINESTVVTGDTAALRNELNMAQHLQTRLDLLQRKRELLEQKNALLEKAVQSKTKSKELQKVDADLAKVQKQLTQMEKK is encoded by the coding sequence ATGACACGCATCCTCTTACTACCGGCCTTACTCCTCTTGTTTATCTTTGGTGCTAGCCACCAGAGCCTGGCCCAGAGTGCTTCTATCTCTACTTCTAAAAGCGGAAAAACCGTCACTCCCAGCGTGACTCCTTTCAAACAGGGACTCATGATGCGCAACGGCGTGGTGGTGGAAATCAACAATGATGTCATTACGCCCATCCAAGAAACCAGAAGAATGCCCAACGGCACCACCGTTACCCCAGACGGCGTAGTGGTGACCAGAAGAGGAGACGAAATAAAAATGCTGGAAGGCGACCGCGTGGACGTGAACGGCGTGTTTGCCAAAACGCCCGTGATTATAAATGAGAGCACGGTGGTTACGGGAGACACGGCTGCCCTCAGAAATGAGCTCAACATGGCCCAGCACCTGCAAACCCGCCTGGACCTACTACAACGCAAACGCGAACTGCTGGAGCAGAAAAACGCCCTTCTAGAAAAAGCCGTTCAGTCCAAAACCAAATCAAAAGAACTGCAGAAAGTAGACGCAGACCTGGCCAAAGTCCAGAAGCAACTCACGCAGATGGAAAAAAAATAA
- a CDS encoding DedA family protein — protein MTLLFLLVTFPEMFSSPENMIKYGGMALILSVMFVETGLLIGLVIPGGDSLLLATGLLAGADVLTVPLGVLLISMTAAGIAGDLLGFSIGRKMGKKLYKKEDTWYFKRRHLDKAQKFYQEKGKSAVILGKFVPVVRTFNPLLAGATGMELSRFLVVSALGTALWVCSLVVSSYYLGRQFPQLKEYLHYAIPIIIALSILPGIIQYFKERNATAKTEL, from the coding sequence ATGACGCTTTTATTTCTTCTGGTAACTTTTCCTGAGATGTTCTCCAGCCCTGAGAACATGATCAAGTACGGTGGCATGGCACTTATCCTTTCGGTGATGTTTGTAGAGACGGGACTGCTCATTGGCCTGGTCATACCCGGCGGCGACTCTCTGCTGCTGGCCACGGGACTGCTAGCCGGGGCAGACGTGCTCACGGTTCCCTTGGGCGTCTTGTTAATCAGTATGACGGCCGCCGGCATTGCCGGAGACCTGCTGGGCTTCAGCATTGGCCGGAAAATGGGCAAAAAGCTCTACAAGAAAGAAGACACCTGGTATTTTAAGCGCCGGCACCTGGACAAGGCACAGAAATTTTACCAGGAGAAAGGAAAGTCTGCCGTGATTCTGGGCAAGTTTGTGCCGGTGGTGCGCACGTTCAATCCGCTGCTGGCCGGCGCCACCGGCATGGAGCTCTCTCGGTTTCTGGTGGTGAGCGCCCTGGGCACGGCGCTGTGGGTCTGCTCTCTGGTGGTGAGCAGCTATTACCTGGGCCGGCAGTTCCCTCAATTGAAAGAGTATTTGCATTATGCTATACCAATCATCATAGCTTTGTCTATCTTGCCGGGTATTATTCAGTACTTTAAAGAACGGAACGCCACGGCCAAGACAGAACTGTAA
- a CDS encoding MarR family winged helix-turn-helix transcriptional regulator: MAHTQSGPVMLGGAIIWYFSFSSENVAINSQNTLPLCYFCHDMKIEDEIKQSTFKDAFQKAYINIVYTANSLQLTQSTILKGYGITLPQYNILRILRGQYPKPATVNLLIERMLDKTSNASRIVDKLEAKQLVTRTQCPTDRRTVDILITEKGLQILQELDQAQQGNQHGIQNLTQQEAELLSNLLDKIRD; this comes from the coding sequence GTGGCTCATACGCAGAGCGGTCCGGTCATGTTAGGCGGGGCCATCATCTGGTATTTTTCCTTCAGCTCAGAAAATGTTGCCATTAACTCACAGAATACTTTGCCTTTATGCTATTTTTGCCATGACATGAAGATTGAAGACGAAATAAAACAAAGCACGTTCAAGGATGCTTTCCAAAAGGCCTACATCAATATTGTGTATACGGCCAACAGCCTGCAGCTGACCCAGTCCACCATCCTGAAGGGGTACGGCATCACGTTGCCCCAATACAACATTCTGCGCATACTGCGGGGACAATACCCCAAGCCTGCCACCGTTAACCTTTTAATTGAGCGCATGCTGGACAAGACTTCTAACGCGTCCCGCATTGTAGACAAGCTAGAGGCTAAGCAATTGGTTACCCGCACACAGTGCCCCACAGACCGCCGTACGGTAGACATTCTCATCACAGAGAAAGGATTGCAGATTCTGCAGGAACTGGACCAGGCCCAGCAAGGGAACCAACACGGCATCCAGAACCTTACCCAGCAAGAAGCAGAATTGCTGAGCAACCTGCTGGACAAGATCAGAGACTAA